From Rutidosis leptorrhynchoides isolate AG116_Rl617_1_P2 chromosome 3, CSIRO_AGI_Rlap_v1, whole genome shotgun sequence, a single genomic window includes:
- the LOC139898208 gene encoding uncharacterized protein, which translates to MNPNGQSNTSPGRGKEPQHPNIKQERDKEPQHPNTSQERDKEPQQYQQPRYTGYGPQTQYNPTQPQQYQPQQFQPQQYQPPQFPTQQYQPQQYPTQQYQPQPYQPQQYPTQQYQPQQYQPPHYGGYASPYCNPVPYNPPQSGPHDPPPQPPNHPQDKNPEPKKADHKKPTDHEKPEKWSDYRGGVRIYNKAKVNYSLTIHGGKVILAPARPSDHHQHWIIDLKHSTTVRDESGHQSFSLVNRATGQALKHSIGVSFPVQLAHYNHHHSPVEPYRSVLWSFSENHGEGYRSIRAVNNIHLTLSGKHGTKKNGDSHDGTKIVMYNWKKQDASQLWAIGPYN; encoded by the exons ATGAACCCAAATGGACAATCCAACACCAGCCCAGGACGCGGCAAAGAACCACAACACCCTAACATCAAACAAGAACGCGACAAAGAACCACAGCACCCCAACACCAGCCAAGAACGTGACAAAGAACCACAACAGTACCAACAACCCCGGTACACCGGCTATGGACCACAAACTCAGTACAACCCTACACAACCACAACAGTATCAACCACAACAGTTCCAACCACAACAGTACCAACCACCACAGTTCCCAACACAACAATATCAACCACAACAGTATCCAACACAACAATACCAACCACAACCGTACCAACCACAACAGTACCCAACACAACAATATCAACCACAACAGTACCAACCACCCCATTACGGTGGCTATGCATCACCTTATTGTAACCCAGTGCCATATAACCCACCACAATCAGGACCTCATGATCCACCGCCACAGCCACCTAACCACCCTCAGGATAAAAATCCTGAACCTAAAAAAGCTGATCATAAAAAACCAACCGATCATGAAAAACCTGAAAAATGGTCTGATTATAGAGGAGGAGTTAGGATTTATAACAAGGCTAAAGTGAACTATTCTCTCACCATCCATGGGGGTAAAGTCATTCTTGCACCAGCTCGCCCCTCCGATCATCATCAG CATTGGATTATAGATCTGAAACATAGTACAACAGTGAGAGATGAATCGGGTCATCAATCTTTTTCGTTGGTGAATAGAGCCACTGGTCAAGCATTGAAACACTCCATTGGTGTAAGTTTTCCG GTACAATTGGCTCATTACAACCATCATCACAGCCCTGTCGAACCGTACAGGTCTGTTCTATGGAGTTTTAGTGAGAACCATGGTGAGGGTTATAGGTCGATCAGGGCTGTTAATAATATTCATCTTACGCTCAGTGGTAAACATGGTACCAAAAAAAATGGTGACAGCCATGATGGCACAAAGATTGTTATGTACAATTGGAAGAAACAGGATGCATCACAATTGTGGGCCATCGGCccttataattaa